The following DNA comes from Planktothrix serta PCC 8927.
AAGCAATGCTTGATGCAGAACCCGCTATTCGTCAATTGTTGAAGTTAGATTTAGAACCTAAAGTTGCAGAAACCATTAATCAAACCTTCCGTCAAACCGTTAACCAAACCCTAAAAACCCAGTTATTACCGATGACAGAAATTCAAGGGGAAGAAATTATGCAGCAATACAGTCAAGCGCGAGCTTATTTAGAGAATACCTTAGAACAGGAAGCGGAGGAAAAAATCAAAACTAATGCTCGATTTCAGTCAGAAGTGAATCAAAAGATTGAGGAATACAATCAATTTGTTTCAGAGATTAATAGTTGTTTACAGTCGATGCAACTGTTTGAACATTTATTACCAACCATCTCTAATTCTAGTACCAGTGATCAGCGTTTAGACTTCTAATAGTAGGGTGGGCTTTGCCCACCTTATTCCCTGTTGCTATTTTTTTAGGAAACACAAAGGCACTAAGACACAAAGGAAGAAGGATTATCTACATTTACCTGAATAATTCATTTAATTTACTATAATATTTTGAAATTGACAAATTATATTTATAACTCTATAATAAATTTATGGATATTTTATGAGGCTAATAATCAATATGAGTGATGTTGTTGATTCAGAAAATTGTGAAGATTATGAAGTTCTATTGTTTGAGAATCATACTTCTCTTGTTCAAAAAATTAAACAAAATTTTGAGAGTGCTTTAAAAGACTCTATACAGTCTATTATAATCTCAGTTTCTGGTCAACAATCTAGTGACATATTTCATATAATTGTAGGTGGTAAATATTGTAATCAACAATGGTTTGAAGAAGGAAAAGAGTGTAAACTTTTAAAATTAGGAGCGAAGGAATGGCAACCCGGAAAGGTTAGAATTAAAGTTACTCTCGAATTTTGTCCTGATGAACTAGAAGAAGTAGAATTTCAAGAGGAAGAAAAAATAGACGAAATGGATAAAGTAGCAAAATCCTTAGATGATATTCGTCAGAAATTAAACCAGGAGACGAAGTAGTCTGGTTTCTTCTACTCCCTCTTGAAATTGGCGAAGGTATTGTTTAACAAATCTGGTTTTTACTCTATATACGACTAAGGATGAGTTGTGCTATTATCGGCTCAACAATCCTTTTTCCCCATCCCCCCACCCCTGCGATGAGTTACTGTTTTACCGTAGGATGTTCTCACCCAGAAAATCCCAACTCAGCCGAATATTGTCAAGGTTGTGGTCAATTTCTATTACTTCAAAACCGTTATCTCGCTATAAAACCTTTAAGCCGAGGGGGTTTTGGTAGAACATTTTTAGCAATTGATCAACAAATTCCTTCCCATCCCTATTGTGTGATTAAACAATTTTTGTTTCAATATGAAAACCCCAAGGATTATGAAACCGCAGCCAAATTATTTCGTCAAGAAGCAGTGCGTTTAGATCAATTGGGAAAACACCCTCAAATTCCTCAACTTCTAGCTCATTTTGAGCAAAATCAACAATTGTTTATTGTGCAAGAATATATTGAGGGAAAAACTTTATTTGATGAACTTAAAGAAAGCGGATTATTTTCAGAGAAAAAAATCTGGCAAGTGTTAAAACAAATTCTTCCAGTTTTACAGTTTATTCATGAACAAAATATTATTCATCGAGATATTAAACCCGCTAATTTGATGCGGCGATGTTCTCTCGATCCGCTTCAAAATTTATTAAATCCTGTTGAAGATTTAACCCAAAGTCCTCCAACTTTGAAAATGGGAGAACAGGAACAGGTTCAAATTAGTCTGAAACTCAAACAGCAGATTTCAAATATTTTTTCAGAGAAAAATTCTCAAAATACAATTAACCAAAATATAGAAACAGGTGATATTGTTCTCATTGATTTTGGCGTAGCAAAAGTGTTAACAGGAACTGCTTTACTCCACAGTGGAACAATTATTGGAACACCGGAATTTATGGCTCCTGAACAAACTAGAGGAAATGTTTATCCAGCCAGTGATTTGTATAGTTTGGGAGTCACTTGTTTATATTTAATTACGGGAATTTCCCCAGGAAAATTATATGATGAGCATAATGATCAATGGAATTGGAAAAATTATTTATCGTCTCAACAAATCATTAGCGATCGCTTAGAAACCGTATTAAATCGGTTAATTTCCCCCGCAATTAATCAGCGTTATAAATCTGCCGAAGAAGCCTTAAAAGACATTGAATCTTTTGAAAGTTCTATAAATATTGCAGTTAAACCTGTTATTTCTATTAAAAAGACATCTCCAAAACTCCCCCAAACTCCTCCTAAAACGCCTAGTTTATTAGATCGAATTAAAGAGAATTTTGGCTATCAG
Coding sequences within:
- a CDS encoding KGK domain-containing protein; translation: MSDVVDSENCEDYEVLLFENHTSLVQKIKQNFESALKDSIQSIIISVSGQQSSDIFHIIVGGKYCNQQWFEEGKECKLLKLGAKEWQPGKVRIKVTLEFCPDELEEVEFQEEEKIDEMDKVAKSLDDIRQKLNQETK
- a CDS encoding serine/threonine-protein kinase; this translates as MSYCFTVGCSHPENPNSAEYCQGCGQFLLLQNRYLAIKPLSRGGFGRTFLAIDQQIPSHPYCVIKQFLFQYENPKDYETAAKLFRQEAVRLDQLGKHPQIPQLLAHFEQNQQLFIVQEYIEGKTLFDELKESGLFSEKKIWQVLKQILPVLQFIHEQNIIHRDIKPANLMRRCSLDPLQNLLNPVEDLTQSPPTLKMGEQEQVQISLKLKQQISNIFSEKNSQNTINQNIETGDIVLIDFGVAKVLTGTALLHSGTIIGTPEFMAPEQTRGNVYPASDLYSLGVTCLYLITGISPGKLYDEHNDQWNWKNYLSSQQIISDRLETVLNRLISPAINQRYKSAEEALKDIESFESSINIAVKPVISIKKTSPKLPQTPPKTPSLLDRIKENFGYQPLNDPLKSAVGVDYTKLQTLLAQKRWKLADQETWLVLCAALKKSKKAYIHAKDLENLPCEDLKTINHLWVKYSNGRFGFSIQNQIYQQTERDYGEFCQQVGWLTYNPHNPNYGIEYKISAPIGHLPTRNWIIATGKWWQHLEILAEKIETCKIN